The following are encoded in a window of Pukyongiella litopenaei genomic DNA:
- a CDS encoding DMT family transporter codes for MTGEILALCSAMLYGIAGVTISKGKKDATGDNGVFLSVVATCVLTVGLWLIWGGVSLSQLASWDSAPGLALFALAGIFSTVLGRTTMYRATERIGAVKAALFRRLIPVFALPCGLMLLGEWPEAHVLVGGAIIMAGVLCYQLLPCHLSITQNLTGDLFGIASALCYALAYSFRRMGLDGIPDPLFGTLFGAVMGLVWFPLVAAFRGGAFRHLFCDRCVWHWATALSLGIGQTLQFLALSMAPVSSVAILGTLDLFFSAAFIALFFKGERFDGRLLALAGGLAFLGSAILFSQ; via the coding sequence ATGACCGGAGAAATCCTCGCTCTGTGCTCGGCGATGTTATACGGCATCGCCGGAGTCACGATCTCGAAGGGCAAGAAGGACGCCACGGGCGACAATGGAGTCTTCCTATCGGTGGTCGCCACATGCGTCCTGACGGTGGGCCTCTGGTTGATCTGGGGTGGCGTGTCTCTGTCGCAATTGGCCAGCTGGGACAGTGCGCCCGGCTTGGCCCTGTTCGCGCTTGCCGGGATCTTTTCGACAGTGCTGGGCCGGACGACGATGTACCGGGCCACCGAACGGATTGGCGCGGTCAAGGCTGCCCTGTTCCGCCGCCTGATCCCGGTCTTCGCTCTACCCTGCGGGCTGATGCTTTTAGGCGAGTGGCCAGAAGCGCACGTCCTGGTGGGCGGCGCCATCATCATGGCAGGCGTGTTGTGCTATCAACTGCTGCCGTGCCACCTGTCCATCACGCAGAACTTGACCGGAGACCTGTTCGGCATTGCGTCTGCGCTGTGCTATGCTCTGGCCTACAGTTTCCGCCGCATGGGTCTTGATGGGATTCCCGATCCGCTGTTTGGCACGCTGTTCGGGGCTGTGATGGGGCTGGTCTGGTTTCCTTTAGTCGCCGCGTTCCGTGGCGGTGCCTTCCGGCACCTGTTTTGCGACCGCTGCGTCTGGCATTGGGCAACCGCGTTGTCCCTCGGGATCGGGCAGACGCTGCAGTTTCTCGCGTTGAGCATGGCGCCGGTGTCGAGCGTCGCGATACTGGGCACGCTCGATTTGTTCTTCTCGGCGGCTTTTATCGCGCTGTTCTTCAAGGGCGAACGCTTTGATGGGCGGCTGCTGGCCCTGGCTGGCGGGTTGGCTTTTTTGGGGTCTGCGATCCTGTTTTCGCAATGA
- a CDS encoding dihydrodipicolinate synthase family protein, with protein MQYTKHEAKAHARETMWGIWAAALNPFHADGSFDEAGLRHNIRHWIDDLQIQGLFIAGKQGEFWSMSLDERKRNMTVAAEECGGKAGTIMSISDQNVDTVLELGLHAQDCGADYVVVHAPMLSFCHDRDEVLYNYYKYLCDRLDIGIAMWSHPDSGYLMEPETCARIADLPNIMAIKYSVPREIYARLSRMVGDKILVSTSSEDEWLDNIEELGWQLYLCSSPPYQLQTANDLRMHEYTQLAFAGKFDEARRVRNSLDPVREAIRGTKPGGKPTAHGKYWQELLGQVGGHVRHPMLEMTDAEKAATRAAFESCGLKL; from the coding sequence ATGCAATACACGAAGCATGAAGCCAAGGCCCACGCCCGCGAAACCATGTGGGGAATCTGGGCGGCCGCATTGAACCCGTTTCACGCGGATGGCAGCTTTGACGAAGCCGGCCTGCGCCACAATATCCGCCACTGGATCGACGACTTGCAAATCCAGGGGCTTTTCATCGCCGGCAAGCAGGGCGAGTTCTGGTCGATGTCGCTGGACGAGCGCAAGCGCAACATGACCGTCGCCGCCGAGGAATGCGGCGGCAAAGCGGGCACGATCATGTCGATCTCTGACCAGAACGTGGATACGGTGCTGGAACTCGGTCTGCACGCGCAGGACTGCGGCGCCGATTATGTCGTCGTCCATGCGCCGATGCTGAGCTTCTGCCATGACCGGGACGAAGTGCTCTACAACTACTACAAGTACCTGTGCGATCGCCTCGATATCGGCATCGCGATGTGGTCGCACCCCGACAGCGGTTACCTGATGGAGCCCGAGACCTGCGCGCGCATCGCGGACCTGCCCAACATTATGGCTATCAAATACTCGGTCCCGCGCGAGATTTATGCGCGCCTGAGCCGCATGGTGGGGGACAAGATCCTTGTTTCCACTTCTTCCGAGGACGAATGGCTCGATAATATAGAGGAGCTGGGCTGGCAGCTCTACCTGTGTTCCTCGCCGCCTTACCAGTTGCAGACCGCGAACGACCTGCGGATGCACGAATACACGCAACTGGCCTTTGCCGGGAAATTCGACGAGGCGCGGCGGGTCCGCAACAGCCTTGATCCGGTGCGCGAGGCAATCCGGGGCACCAAACCGGGCGGCAAGCCCACGGCGCATGGCAAGTACTGGCAGGAATTGCTGGGGCAGGTGGGTGGCCATGTCCGCCACCCGATGCTTGAAATGACCGACGCGGAAAAGGCCGCCACCCGCGCCGCTTTCGAGAGCTGCGGACTCAAACTCTGA
- a CDS encoding aspartate dehydrogenase: MKIGLIGRGAIARYVEEKLKAEGHPVTAYLLRPQRVDEMRAAHCTQTGDGPAFVSSVADLPADLDRVVDCAGHHALHEYGTAILRAGFDLTTVSLGALADPALEEDLRHAAIEGGAALSLASGAIGALDALRSARIGELKSVRYVGRKPPEGWRGSPAEDQLDLAALTDTPATHFAGTARGAARAYPKNANVAAAVALAGIGFDRTEAELIADPTATANIHEIHAEGTFGQLEFRISGKPLPGNPRSSALAAMSVVDTILQSASPIRF; encoded by the coding sequence ATGAAGATTGGTCTGATCGGCCGCGGCGCCATCGCCCGGTATGTCGAAGAAAAGCTGAAAGCCGAGGGTCACCCTGTCACGGCCTACCTGCTACGTCCCCAAAGGGTGGATGAGATGCGGGCGGCGCACTGCACGCAGACAGGCGACGGGCCTGCCTTCGTGTCCTCGGTCGCGGATTTGCCTGCGGATCTGGATCGCGTCGTCGATTGCGCGGGGCATCATGCGTTGCACGAGTATGGCACTGCGATTCTGCGCGCAGGTTTCGATCTGACCACCGTCTCGCTGGGCGCTCTGGCCGACCCGGCACTCGAAGAAGACCTTCGGCACGCGGCCATCGAGGGTGGCGCGGCCCTGTCCCTTGCCAGTGGCGCCATCGGCGCGCTGGACGCCTTGCGCTCCGCCCGGATTGGAGAGCTGAAATCGGTCCGCTACGTGGGCCGCAAGCCGCCCGAAGGCTGGCGTGGATCGCCCGCCGAGGACCAACTGGATCTGGCCGCCTTGACCGATACCCCGGCCACCCATTTCGCCGGAACCGCCCGCGGGGCGGCCCGGGCCTATCCCAAGAACGCCAATGTCGCCGCCGCGGTTGCCTTGGCCGGGATCGGTTTCGACCGGACCGAAGCGGAGTTGATCGCCGACCCGACGGCCACCGCCAACATCCACGAAATCCATGCCGAAGGTACCTTTGGTCAACTGGAATTCCGCATCTCCGGCAAGCCGCTGCCCGGCAACCCGAGAAGTTCCGCCTTGGCAGCCATGAGCGTAGTCGATACGATCCTGCAAAGCGCAAGCCCGATACGATTTTAG